One part of the Flavobacterium johnsoniae UW101 genome encodes these proteins:
- a CDS encoding class I SAM-dependent methyltransferase has protein sequence MNNTWTQRWDDRYKSEEFAYGEEPNNYLKEQIEKLEIGTILFPAEGEGRNAIFAAKLGWKVSAFDISEEGRNKALKLAEANDVSIDYQVGELETLDFQEQQFDVIALIYAHFPAAIKSEIHKQLNQLLRKNGIIIFEAFSKKHLEYVTKNEKVGGPKDIESLFSIEEIKADFPNYEIIELEEKEIELNEGLFHNGTGSVIRFIGRKK, from the coding sequence ATGAACAATACCTGGACTCAAAGATGGGACGACCGTTACAAAAGCGAAGAATTTGCATACGGCGAAGAACCTAACAATTACTTAAAAGAACAAATAGAAAAACTAGAAATCGGCACCATTCTTTTTCCTGCTGAAGGTGAAGGACGAAATGCCATTTTTGCCGCAAAACTAGGCTGGAAAGTTTCTGCTTTTGATATTAGTGAAGAAGGCAGAAATAAAGCTTTAAAACTCGCAGAAGCAAATGATGTTTCAATTGATTATCAAGTTGGCGAATTAGAAACTTTAGATTTTCAAGAACAACAATTTGATGTGATTGCTCTGATTTACGCACATTTTCCTGCTGCCATAAAATCTGAAATTCACAAACAGTTGAATCAACTTTTACGAAAAAATGGCATCATAATTTTTGAAGCTTTCAGCAAAAAGCATTTAGAATATGTAACCAAAAATGAAAAAGTAGGCGGACCAAAAGATATTGAATCTCTTTTTTCAATCGAAGAAATCAAAGCCGATTTCCCGAATTATGAAATTATAGAATTAGAAGAAAAAGAAATCGAATTAAACGAAGGATTATTCCATAACGGAACTGGTTCTGTAATTCGATTTATTGGCAGAAAAAAATAA
- a CDS encoding MFS transporter yields the protein MKNTNSLSQSHKILVLNTLAFTVCFACWTLNGVLVTFLVDNGIFHWDVIQVGWLLGIPILTGSIMRLPIGILTDKFGGKYVFSLLLLLSSIPLFLLPYADSFAMFALLSFLFGMVGTSFAVGIGYTSIWYPKEWQGRALGIFGMGNAGAAITTFLAPSLLNHFSIDDPQNGWKVLPVIYAVSLVVIGIAFLIFAQNKKIESSGKAISQMLTPLKSQRVWRFGAYYFLVFGCFVAYSQWLLPNFMNVYQTSLVMGGLFATMFSLPSGVIRAFGGYLSDKFGARKVMYWVLGSSVILSAFLSIPKMEITTSGPGILAAKKGVVNEISDKTVKVGDKEYSIAQKTANTAENAIFPTTSSWQDVVVAHNQSVAKKELIAKGVTVIKFDANMWVFLVLVILIGISWGIGKAAVYKHIPEYFPNEVGVVGGMVGMIGGLGGFFGPIIFGYLLTATGIWSSSWIFILIFSTVCLVWMHYTITQLSREKQVKVTKAKLEPAY from the coding sequence ATGAAAAATACAAACTCACTATCGCAATCACACAAAATTTTAGTTTTGAACACATTGGCTTTTACAGTGTGTTTTGCCTGCTGGACATTAAACGGGGTTCTGGTAACTTTTTTAGTCGATAACGGAATTTTCCATTGGGATGTTATTCAAGTCGGATGGCTTTTGGGTATTCCAATTTTAACCGGATCAATAATGCGTCTGCCAATTGGCATCTTAACCGATAAATTTGGCGGAAAATATGTTTTTTCACTTTTACTGCTTCTAAGTTCAATTCCGCTGTTCCTCCTTCCCTACGCTGATAGTTTCGCCATGTTTGCTTTACTAAGTTTTTTATTCGGAATGGTCGGAACGAGTTTTGCTGTCGGAATTGGTTACACTTCTATCTGGTATCCAAAAGAATGGCAGGGACGCGCGCTCGGAATATTCGGAATGGGAAATGCTGGAGCGGCAATAACTACTTTTCTTGCTCCTTCCTTATTAAATCATTTCTCTATTGATGATCCGCAAAACGGCTGGAAAGTGCTTCCTGTTATTTATGCAGTTTCATTAGTCGTAATTGGTATTGCGTTTTTAATTTTCGCTCAAAATAAAAAAATAGAAAGCAGCGGTAAAGCAATTTCGCAAATGCTTACACCTTTAAAATCACAAAGAGTTTGGCGTTTTGGAGCTTATTATTTCTTAGTTTTTGGATGCTTTGTAGCATATTCGCAATGGTTGCTGCCAAATTTCATGAACGTTTACCAAACGAGTTTAGTTATGGGAGGTTTGTTTGCCACGATGTTCAGTTTACCTTCTGGTGTTATTAGAGCTTTTGGAGGTTATTTATCAGATAAATTCGGAGCGAGAAAAGTAATGTACTGGGTTTTGGGTTCTTCAGTAATTTTAAGTGCTTTTTTATCGATTCCAAAAATGGAAATAACTACTTCTGGTCCGGGAATTCTGGCTGCTAAAAAAGGAGTCGTAAACGAAATCAGTGACAAAACCGTAAAAGTTGGCGATAAAGAATATTCAATTGCACAAAAAACAGCCAATACAGCCGAAAATGCCATTTTCCCTACTACTTCGAGCTGGCAGGATGTAGTTGTTGCTCACAATCAAAGTGTTGCTAAAAAAGAATTAATTGCCAAAGGCGTAACGGTTATTAAGTTTGATGCCAATATGTGGGTTTTCTTAGTCCTAGTTATTCTAATCGGGATTTCCTGGGGAATTGGGAAAGCGGCAGTTTACAAACACATTCCTGAATATTTTCCTAATGAAGTTGGCGTTGTAGGCGGCATGGTTGGAATGATTGGCGGTTTAGGCGGATTCTTTGGCCCAATTATATTTGGATATTTACTAACAGCAACCGGAATCTGGTCAAGTTCATGGATTTTTATTTTAATCTTTTCAACTGTATGTTTGGTTTGGATGCATTATACTATAACACAACTATCTAGAGAGAAACAAGTTAAAGTAACTAAAGCAAAATTAGAACCAGCATATTAA
- a CDS encoding alginate export family protein — protein MKKLKLILILIAGLSFEIQAQELDVNLQIRPRFEYRNGYKQLLQEGQKGTSQISQRSRLNFNYKQEDLIVKLTLQNTRTWGDVPSTAAADKNGVAVFEAWAQYNFTEKWSARMGRQVLSYDNQRILGEMDWAQQAQSHDALTFTYQTEKQKLDFGGAYNSTAENVLQTPYTVANYKALQYAWYHNQFTESLGASFLLLNTGYEYANADAKLLVDYKQTFGPYLTYKTSKIDTNFWLYGQTGKSTDLKVSAWNAAINFNYNLTDSFKAGLGYEFLSGKASNDGSTVIKSFNPIFGTNHGFNGYMDYFYVGNHLNNVGLQDAFIKLNYNVNKWQFALIPHVFLSAADVVTPLNEKLDSYLGTEIDATFGYNFKKDITVTGGYSQMFGSKTMEFIKNGDAGHTNNWAWLMISVNPRIFTYKK, from the coding sequence ATGAAGAAACTAAAACTAATCTTAATACTTATCGCAGGATTAAGCTTTGAAATTCAGGCTCAGGAATTAGATGTCAATTTGCAAATCAGACCACGTTTTGAATATCGAAACGGTTACAAACAACTTCTTCAGGAAGGTCAAAAAGGCACATCACAAATTTCACAGCGTTCACGTTTAAATTTCAATTACAAACAAGAAGATTTAATTGTAAAACTGACTTTACAGAATACCAGAACCTGGGGTGATGTTCCATCAACTGCAGCGGCAGATAAAAACGGGGTGGCTGTTTTTGAAGCTTGGGCACAATATAATTTTACTGAAAAATGGAGTGCCAGAATGGGGCGTCAGGTTCTTTCTTATGATAACCAGCGTATTCTGGGTGAAATGGACTGGGCTCAGCAAGCTCAGAGTCACGATGCGCTTACCTTTACATATCAAACTGAAAAACAAAAACTTGATTTTGGAGGCGCATACAATTCAACTGCTGAAAATGTTCTTCAAACTCCATATACTGTTGCTAATTACAAAGCATTACAGTACGCATGGTACCACAATCAATTTACTGAAAGTTTAGGTGCAAGCTTTTTACTGCTTAATACCGGTTACGAATATGCAAATGCTGATGCAAAACTACTGGTAGATTATAAACAAACTTTTGGACCATATTTGACTTACAAAACAAGTAAAATCGACACTAATTTCTGGCTTTACGGGCAAACCGGAAAAAGTACAGATTTAAAAGTCAGTGCATGGAATGCCGCTATTAATTTTAATTACAACCTAACTGATTCCTTTAAAGCTGGTCTAGGATATGAATTTTTATCTGGAAAAGCATCAAATGACGGAAGCACTGTAATCAAATCATTCAATCCTATTTTTGGAACCAACCACGGGTTTAACGGTTACATGGATTATTTTTATGTTGGAAATCACTTAAACAATGTTGGTTTACAAGATGCTTTTATAAAATTAAACTACAATGTAAATAAGTGGCAGTTTGCCCTGATTCCGCATGTATTCTTATCTGCTGCAGATGTAGTTACACCATTAAACGAAAAATTAGATTCGTATTTAGGAACTGAGATTGATGCCACATTTGGTTATAATTTTAAAAAAGATATTACCGTTACCGGAGGATATTCTCAAATGTTTGGATCTAAAACCATGGAATTTATCAAAAACGGTGATGCTGGTCATACTAACAACTGGGCGTGGCTGATGATTTCTGTAAATCCTAGAATTTTTACTTATAAAAAATAA
- a CDS encoding rubredoxin has translation MELTRLIVKGGVISPGELQEVVNIALEEGLDSISFGSRQDIIFPKGFKSLDKTTLGKHHFVYPDQKSGNNIVSSYVSTDIFRNTNWLTGNRFLYILEEFKEQPKLKVNITDPKQQLVPLFTGHLNFIASEHEDYWYLYIRLPKWEKIEVYPVLLYSWDLAKIYYEIEKISEEDTVDIETLFVLVSEVLDTNNRTIDKPLNIPFYPFPYYEGMNRMGIDQYWLGLYWRNNLYDLDFLKEMCDLCFECKIGKICITPWKSFIIKGIPKDRKLEWEKFLGKRGINVRHSLLELNWHLPVAMEWALNLKTFLVRTLDQFDISTYGLNFGISEYNRDGHYFTSIVIEKNELPAALESIKIRDTYNVLFARNFDPNTREYIVHSQDIDKLELPTILIELSRKYFEELGNSTAETNENPQKKEKLQLDIYQCQECLTLYNSEYGDETQGIPKGILFENLPETYCCSLCEAPKSNFKILELVKN, from the coding sequence ATGGAACTAACAAGATTAATAGTAAAAGGAGGCGTTATTTCGCCAGGAGAATTACAAGAAGTTGTAAATATTGCTTTAGAAGAAGGTTTGGATTCCATTTCGTTTGGTTCCAGACAGGATATTATTTTTCCGAAAGGATTTAAATCTTTAGATAAAACCACTTTAGGAAAACATCATTTTGTTTATCCTGATCAAAAAAGCGGCAACAACATTGTTTCGTCTTATGTTTCTACTGATATTTTCAGAAATACAAACTGGCTTACCGGAAATAGGTTTTTATATATTTTAGAAGAATTTAAAGAACAGCCAAAACTTAAAGTCAACATAACCGACCCTAAACAGCAATTGGTTCCGTTGTTTACTGGCCATTTGAATTTTATAGCTTCAGAACACGAAGATTATTGGTATTTATACATTCGTCTTCCAAAATGGGAAAAAATAGAAGTTTATCCTGTTTTGCTGTACAGCTGGGATTTGGCTAAGATTTATTACGAAATTGAGAAAATCTCTGAAGAAGATACGGTTGATATAGAAACGCTATTCGTATTGGTGAGTGAAGTTTTAGATACCAATAACAGAACAATTGACAAACCATTAAATATTCCGTTTTATCCGTTTCCGTATTACGAAGGAATGAACAGAATGGGAATCGATCAATATTGGCTGGGATTGTACTGGAGGAATAATTTATACGATTTGGATTTCCTGAAAGAAATGTGCGATCTGTGTTTTGAATGTAAAATTGGGAAAATCTGTATCACGCCTTGGAAATCTTTTATTATAAAAGGAATTCCGAAAGACCGAAAACTGGAATGGGAAAAATTCCTGGGAAAACGCGGCATCAATGTTCGCCATTCGCTATTAGAACTCAACTGGCATTTACCCGTTGCGATGGAATGGGCTTTGAATCTTAAAACTTTTCTAGTTCGAACTTTAGATCAATTCGACATTAGCACCTACGGATTGAATTTCGGAATTTCAGAATACAACCGCGACGGTCATTATTTTACTTCGATTGTAATCGAAAAAAATGAACTTCCGGCTGCTTTAGAATCTATCAAAATCAGAGATACCTATAATGTATTGTTTGCGAGAAATTTTGATCCAAATACTCGCGAATATATTGTGCATTCACAAGATATTGACAAACTGGAACTGCCAACAATTTTAATTGAATTAAGCCGTAAATATTTTGAAGAACTTGGAAATTCTACAGCTGAAACCAATGAAAATCCACAGAAAAAAGAAAAACTGCAATTAGATATTTATCAATGCCAGGAATGTTTAACGCTTTACAATTCTGAATACGGAGACGAAACTCAGGGAATTCCAAAAGGTATTTTGTTCGAAAATCTGCCTGAAACCTATTGCTGTTCGCTTTGCGAAGCTCCAAAAAGCAATTTCAAAATTTTAGAATTAGTAAAAAACTAA
- a CDS encoding nitrate reductase yields MQTTKIKTTCSYCGVGCGIIVTNDAKNGVMVEGDKDHPVNKGMLCSKGMNLHYVVNDTSDRILYPEMRGSKFYPLERVSWDTALDRAAAVFSSIIKKHGPDSVGFYISGQCLTEEYYLVNKLVKGFLKTNNIDTNSRLCMSSAVVGYKKTFGEDSVPIAYDDIELADTFLITGANPAWCHPILFRRLEKHKEKNPKTKIICIDPRRTDTAAFADLHLQIIPGSDIILYHAIAKRIIEKGYVDHDFVKNHAENFKQYKDLVLGTSLEKASKLCGISVNDIKLAADLIGKAKGFISLWAMGLNQSAVGVDKNTALLNLSLLTGQVGKPGSGPFSLTGQPNAMGGREVGGMATLLAAHKDIANPAHRKEVADFWGVDEISDKPGLTATEMFEALESGKMKAVWIICTNPLVSLPDSRRAEKALQNAKFVVVQDISHNADTAKFADLLLPAAGWLEKEGTMTNSERRISYLPKGINPPGEALPDIEILIRFAKKMNFNGFNFNSAEEVYKEHCALTKNTNIDISFLNYNRLKTEGTFQWPVPDYNHPGTPRLFTDKKFYTPSGKAIFNLPVSIENTSVQPNDEFPFILTTGRIRDQWHTMTKTGKVSRLLTHIPSPVLEINPIDAFKNEIKNGDIVVISSKNGEVRVKAKVTDSIKEKVVFLPMHWGKQLENDLNRTNNLTNTVVDPVSKEPDFKFTTVSIKKYVKPFQKIAIVGAGAASFRFIQNYREFNSTDEIIVFSNEINPFYNRVLLPEYMTGEFTWEQLLKVKDGETLNKLNITMKAGVSIDKIDTGKKTILDSQGEIHTFDSLILATGSRPFVPENAQLHLPGRFTVRRKEDADRLKKHLDSTNLPPEEQHVVIIGGGLLGLELAAALKHKKVKTTIIQRASRLMERQLDRISSKLLAEEVQLRDIQIYFDNEVSTVFETDYPNEIEIALKSGKIITANAIVYTIGTIPNIEIARESGLACGRGVKVNQYLQTSNPNIFAIGEIAEFNNKLFGITSAAEEQADILANYLAGDISSYYKGSILMNILKLEDINLCSIGDLTIPENDDSYEEIVFTDLKKRYYKKCIVKDDLLVGAILMGDKNEFAEFKTMIESKIELSDKRNTLLRGSSNAKPVLGKLVCSCSQVGAGNIEETIKSGVSDFTDLCKNTGAGLGCGSCKTEVKEILAKCK; encoded by the coding sequence ATGCAAACTACGAAGATCAAAACTACCTGTTCCTATTGCGGCGTTGGCTGTGGTATAATCGTAACCAATGATGCAAAAAATGGTGTAATGGTCGAAGGCGACAAAGACCATCCGGTAAACAAAGGAATGCTGTGTTCTAAAGGAATGAATCTGCATTACGTAGTTAATGATACTTCTGACCGGATTTTATATCCAGAAATGCGCGGAAGCAAATTTTATCCGTTAGAGCGCGTAAGCTGGGATACTGCTCTTGACCGCGCTGCAGCGGTTTTTTCTTCTATTATAAAAAAACATGGCCCAGACAGCGTTGGTTTTTATATTTCAGGACAATGTTTAACCGAAGAATATTACTTAGTAAACAAACTCGTAAAAGGTTTTCTAAAAACCAATAATATAGATACCAATTCCAGACTCTGCATGAGTTCTGCAGTTGTAGGTTACAAAAAAACTTTTGGAGAAGATTCTGTTCCCATTGCTTATGATGATATCGAACTGGCTGACACTTTTTTAATTACAGGCGCAAATCCTGCCTGGTGCCACCCTATTCTATTCAGAAGACTTGAAAAACACAAAGAGAAAAATCCAAAAACAAAAATAATCTGTATCGATCCCAGACGAACTGATACTGCAGCTTTCGCCGATTTGCATTTACAGATTATTCCCGGTTCAGACATTATTTTATACCATGCTATTGCCAAACGAATTATCGAAAAAGGATATGTAGATCATGATTTTGTAAAAAACCACGCAGAGAATTTCAAACAATACAAAGACTTAGTTTTAGGAACTTCGCTGGAAAAAGCTTCTAAACTCTGCGGTATTTCTGTAAACGACATAAAACTTGCCGCTGATCTTATTGGGAAAGCAAAAGGATTTATTTCGCTTTGGGCAATGGGATTAAATCAAAGTGCTGTTGGGGTTGATAAAAATACAGCTTTATTGAATTTATCTTTATTGACCGGACAAGTCGGAAAACCAGGTTCTGGTCCTTTTTCTCTTACGGGACAGCCCAACGCTATGGGCGGACGTGAAGTGGGCGGCATGGCAACGCTTTTAGCAGCGCATAAAGACATTGCCAATCCAGCACACCGCAAAGAAGTTGCCGACTTTTGGGGCGTTGACGAAATATCAGACAAACCGGGTTTAACAGCGACAGAAATGTTTGAAGCGTTGGAATCAGGAAAAATGAAAGCCGTTTGGATTATCTGTACCAATCCATTAGTGAGTTTACCCGATTCTAGAAGAGCCGAAAAAGCTCTTCAAAATGCAAAATTCGTAGTCGTTCAGGATATTTCTCATAATGCAGATACAGCCAAATTTGCCGATTTACTTTTACCTGCTGCGGGCTGGCTGGAAAAAGAAGGAACGATGACCAATTCTGAACGCCGTATTTCCTATCTGCCAAAAGGAATTAATCCGCCCGGAGAGGCACTTCCAGATATTGAAATCCTAATTCGTTTTGCTAAGAAAATGAATTTCAACGGATTCAATTTCAACAGTGCCGAAGAAGTTTACAAAGAACATTGCGCCCTTACCAAAAATACCAATATTGATATTTCATTCTTAAACTATAACCGTTTAAAAACCGAAGGCACTTTTCAATGGCCAGTTCCAGATTATAATCATCCGGGAACTCCGAGATTGTTTACCGATAAAAAATTCTATACGCCTTCAGGAAAAGCCATTTTTAATCTGCCTGTTTCTATCGAAAATACTTCGGTACAGCCAAACGACGAATTTCCTTTTATTTTAACGACAGGAAGAATCCGCGATCAATGGCATACAATGACCAAAACAGGTAAAGTCTCAAGATTATTAACCCATATTCCGAGTCCTGTTTTAGAAATAAACCCAATTGACGCTTTTAAAAACGAGATTAAAAACGGTGATATTGTCGTGATTTCAAGCAAAAACGGAGAAGTCCGCGTAAAAGCAAAAGTTACAGATTCTATTAAAGAAAAAGTAGTTTTCCTGCCCATGCATTGGGGAAAACAGCTCGAAAATGATTTAAACCGAACCAATAATTTAACCAATACGGTTGTAGATCCCGTTTCAAAAGAACCTGATTTTAAATTCACAACCGTTTCGATTAAAAAATATGTAAAACCGTTTCAAAAAATTGCCATTGTGGGCGCCGGAGCAGCTTCATTCCGATTCATTCAAAACTACCGCGAATTCAATTCGACTGATGAAATTATTGTTTTTTCGAATGAAATAAATCCGTTTTACAATCGTGTTTTACTGCCAGAATATATGACAGGAGAATTCACCTGGGAACAGCTTTTAAAAGTTAAGGACGGTGAAACTCTCAATAAACTCAATATCACCATGAAAGCCGGAGTTTCTATTGATAAAATAGATACCGGCAAAAAAACAATTTTAGATAGTCAGGGCGAAATTCACACTTTCGATTCGCTGATTTTAGCAACCGGAAGCCGTCCTTTTGTTCCGGAAAATGCACAGCTTCATCTTCCCGGGCGTTTTACCGTTAGAAGAAAAGAAGATGCTGACCGATTGAAAAAACATCTCGACAGCACCAATCTTCCGCCCGAAGAACAGCACGTAGTCATTATCGGCGGCGGTTTATTAGGATTAGAATTGGCTGCAGCTTTAAAACATAAAAAAGTAAAAACAACCATAATTCAAAGAGCTTCACGTTTAATGGAGCGTCAATTGGATCGAATTTCAAGCAAATTACTGGCCGAAGAAGTACAGCTTCGTGACATTCAGATTTATTTTGATAACGAAGTCAGCACCGTTTTTGAAACCGATTATCCAAACGAAATTGAGATTGCTTTAAAAAGCGGTAAAATCATTACGGCAAATGCAATCGTGTATACAATTGGAACAATTCCAAATATTGAAATTGCACGTGAAAGCGGTTTAGCCTGCGGACGCGGCGTTAAAGTAAATCAGTATTTACAAACTTCAAATCCTAATATTTTCGCAATTGGCGAAATAGCCGAATTTAATAATAAGTTATTCGGAATCACTTCTGCTGCCGAAGAACAAGCCGATATTCTCGCCAATTACCTTGCGGGCGATATCAGCAGTTATTATAAAGGTTCTATTTTAATGAACATTTTAAAATTAGAAGATATCAACCTTTGCAGTATTGGCGATTTGACAATTCCGGAAAACGACGATTCGTACGAAGAAATTGTTTTTACAGATCTTAAAAAACGCTATTATAAAAAATGCATCGTAAAAGACGATCTTTTGGTTGGAGCCATTTTAATGGGCGATAAAAACGAGTTTGCCGAATTTAAAACCATGATTGAAAGCAAAATCGAATTATCAGACAAACGAAATACGCTTTTAAGAGGAAGTTCAAATGCAAAACCGGTTTTAGGAAAATTAGTCTGTTCGTGCAGTCAGGTTGGAGCCGGAAACATCGAAGAAACCATAAAAAGCGGTGTAAGTGATTTTACGGATTTATGCAAAAATACAGGCGCAGGTTTAGGATGCGGAAGTTGCAAAACGGAGGTTAAGGAGATATTGGCGAAGTGTAAATAG
- the moaA gene encoding GTP 3',8-cyclase MoaA — translation MTASNTILTDGFGRRHNYLRISLLEKCNLRCTYCMPADGIVLSPKASLMTADEIFGIAQTFAQNGVDKIRLTGGEPLLRKDFPEIVSKLAVLDVSLSVTTNGILIDRHIDVLKQFNVKKINLSLDTLVSSKFASITLRNQFEKVIDNLHLLLNNDFQVKVNVVLIKGFNDNEIVDFVKLTQFLPISVRFIEFMPFAGNEWDRSKMVSQNEILSLVETQFSLEEIQKLEDEKNFTSRNYKIKGFQGDFGIISSITNPFCDSCNRIRLTADGKIKNCLFSNSETDLLTPFRNGESIENLISESIQNKKRVRAGMSGINEINDPVLHSDNRSMIAIGG, via the coding sequence ATGACAGCCTCTAACACAATTTTGACGGACGGTTTTGGGCGCAGACACAATTATCTGCGCATTTCCCTGCTGGAAAAATGCAATCTGCGTTGTACGTACTGCATGCCGGCTGATGGAATTGTGCTTTCTCCAAAAGCCAGCTTAATGACGGCTGACGAGATTTTTGGTATCGCCCAGACTTTCGCACAAAATGGTGTTGACAAAATACGATTAACAGGCGGTGAACCTTTATTGAGAAAAGACTTTCCTGAAATTGTTTCTAAATTAGCAGTATTAGATGTTTCTCTCTCTGTAACGACAAACGGAATTTTAATTGACCGCCATATAGACGTTTTAAAGCAGTTTAATGTCAAAAAAATCAATCTGAGTTTAGATACTTTGGTTTCTTCTAAATTTGCTTCAATAACGCTTAGAAATCAGTTTGAGAAAGTGATTGATAATCTGCATTTGCTTTTGAATAACGATTTTCAGGTAAAAGTAAATGTGGTTTTGATAAAAGGGTTTAACGATAATGAAATTGTAGATTTTGTAAAACTGACTCAGTTTCTGCCTATTTCCGTTCGATTTATAGAATTTATGCCTTTTGCAGGAAACGAATGGGACAGAAGCAAAATGGTATCACAGAACGAAATTTTATCGTTAGTTGAAACGCAATTTTCATTAGAAGAAATTCAAAAACTAGAAGACGAAAAAAACTTCACTTCAAGAAATTATAAAATAAAAGGTTTTCAAGGCGATTTCGGAATCATAAGTTCTATCACAAATCCTTTTTGTGACAGTTGCAATAGAATCCGTTTGACAGCTGACGGAAAAATAAAAAACTGCCTTTTCTCCAATTCTGAAACTGATTTATTAACTCCTTTTAGAAATGGTGAATCCATTGAAAATTTGATTTCGGAATCTATTCAAAATAAAAAGAGAGTTCGCGCCGGAATGTCCGGCATTAATGAGATTAATGATCCTGTGCTTCATTCAGACAATCGAAGTATGATTGCGATTGGAGGATAA
- a CDS encoding Crp/Fnr family transcriptional regulator → MKEEQAICYSCVNENCFIKKHLYLEQMKAYISKKQSIICKKSDRFITEGAPLQGLYFICKGKAKTIKTGINGREQIVRLTTNGDIIGFRGFGTSKRYLIGAYALEDTVLCNFSNETMLEILQHVPEFTYALMLFYAEELNKSENNIRKIAHMNVRERVIDLLLYIHRKFGQTNGLIDIELSRKEIADFAGTTEEQAIRILSSLKKESLIKTEGKRVGILDVEELRSEIMEHKYF, encoded by the coding sequence ATGAAAGAAGAGCAAGCCATTTGTTATTCCTGTGTCAATGAAAATTGTTTTATAAAAAAACACTTGTATTTGGAGCAGATGAAAGCTTATATTTCTAAAAAGCAAAGTATTATTTGTAAAAAATCAGATCGGTTTATTACAGAAGGCGCTCCTTTGCAGGGACTTTATTTTATATGTAAAGGAAAAGCCAAAACCATAAAAACGGGTATTAATGGCCGTGAGCAAATCGTTCGTTTAACTACTAATGGTGATATTATTGGTTTTCGCGGATTTGGAACGAGTAAACGTTATTTAATTGGTGCTTATGCACTAGAAGATACTGTTTTATGCAATTTCAGCAACGAGACTATGCTTGAAATTTTACAGCACGTTCCTGAGTTTACGTATGCTTTAATGTTGTTCTATGCCGAAGAATTGAACAAAAGTGAAAATAACATCCGCAAGATTGCGCACATGAATGTTCGTGAACGTGTAATTGATTTGTTACTTTATATCCATCGTAAATTCGGACAAACGAATGGTTTGATTGATATTGAGCTTTCTCGAAAAGAAATTGCGGATTTTGCAGGAACTACAGAAGAACAGGCAATCCGTATTTTATCAAGTCTCAAAAAAGAATCGTTGATTAAAACGGAAGGGAAACGTGTTGGGATTTTGGATGTTGAGGAATTACGTTCTGAAATTATGGAGCATAAGTATTTTTAG